One genomic segment of Amycolatopsis sp. Hca4 includes these proteins:
- a CDS encoding HPF/RaiA family ribosome-associated protein, producing MEIRIDTSKNVHGGDDLARRLAGEFETALARFAGEIDTLQVHLGGDANPGGRHRRCVLEARPAGHAPVVVSHHAETVLEACHGAAHKLESVLETKYGRARHRKGADTIRRPPATR from the coding sequence ATGGAGATCCGGATCGACACCAGCAAGAACGTCCACGGCGGCGACGACCTGGCCCGGCGCCTCGCCGGCGAGTTCGAAACGGCGCTCGCGCGCTTCGCCGGGGAGATCGACACCCTGCAAGTCCACCTCGGCGGCGATGCGAACCCCGGCGGCCGGCATCGGCGGTGCGTGCTCGAGGCACGCCCCGCCGGGCACGCACCCGTCGTCGTCAGCCACCACGCGGAGACGGTGCTCGAAGCCTGCCACGGTGCCGCGCACAAGCTGGAAAGCGTGCTCGAGACCAAGTACGGCCGGGCCCGGCACCGCAAGGGCGCGGACACCATCCGGCGGCCGCCGGCGACCCGTTAG
- a CDS encoding pyridoxamine 5'-phosphate oxidase family protein has product MSTSQIHALSHDRCRALLASVPLGRVAFVRAGRPVIRPVNFTVACDAVWLRAGRNSWADRIDGEAVTFEADAYDPGDHTGWSVIVTGVADLVTDVATVAAQFGPGLRSWAPPPRDRLLRIGLDRIDGRRIALRPDADDATESGLR; this is encoded by the coding sequence ATGAGCACTTCGCAGATCCACGCCTTGAGCCACGACCGTTGCCGCGCGCTGCTCGCCTCGGTCCCGCTCGGCCGGGTCGCCTTCGTCCGCGCCGGGCGGCCGGTCATCCGGCCGGTCAACTTCACCGTCGCCTGCGACGCCGTCTGGCTGCGCGCCGGCCGGAACTCCTGGGCCGACCGGATCGACGGCGAAGCGGTCACCTTCGAGGCCGACGCCTACGACCCCGGCGACCACACCGGCTGGAGCGTGATCGTCACCGGTGTGGCCGACCTGGTCACCGACGTCGCGACCGTGGCCGCCCAGTTCGGCCCCGGCCTGCGTTCGTGGGCGCCGCCACCGCGTGACCGCCTGCTGCGGATCGGCCTCGACCGGATCGACGGGCGCCGGATCGCCCTGCGGCCGGACGCCGACGACGCCACCGAATCGGGCCTGCGGTGA
- the ctaD gene encoding cytochrome c oxidase subunit I: MTATRPGPIAIRPQAGRERVKGAWLLRLLRTTDHKQIGVMYLVTTFAFFLIGGAMAMLIRSELARPGLQFLSQEQYNQLFTMHGTVMLLLYATPSVFGFANFVLPLQIGSPDVAFPRLNAFSFWLFLFGGLIMLSGFLTPGGAADFGWFAYTPLSDAIHSPGVGANLWIVGVAVGGLGTILGAVNMVTTVVCLRAPGMTMWRMPIFTWNILVTSILVLIVFPILTAAGFGLLADRLIGAHVFDPANGGAVLWQHLFWFFGHPEVYILALPFFGVVSEILPVFSRKPLFGYRGLVWATLSIAALSVAVWAHHMYATGAVLLPFFSFMTFLVAVPTGVKFFNWIGTMWKGQLTFESPMLFSVGFLVTFLFGGLSGVLLAAPALDFHVSDSYFVVAHFHYVLYGTIVFATFAGIYFWFPKITGRMMDEKLARWHFWTTFLGFHGTFLVQHWLGNEGMPRRYADYLSTDGFTTLNTISTVGAYLLGVSVLPFIWNVFKSYRYGEIVTVDDPWGYGNSLEWATSCPPPRHNFTELPRIRSERPAFELHYPHMVERLRREGEITFTGRPKAHAADADPPRLPADR; the protein is encoded by the coding sequence GTGACGGCCACGAGGCCCGGCCCGATTGCCATCCGACCGCAGGCGGGACGCGAACGCGTCAAGGGTGCGTGGCTGCTGCGGCTGCTGCGCACCACCGATCACAAGCAGATCGGCGTGATGTACCTGGTCACCACGTTCGCGTTCTTCCTCATCGGCGGCGCGATGGCGATGCTGATCCGCTCCGAGCTGGCGCGACCGGGACTGCAGTTCCTCTCGCAGGAGCAGTACAACCAGTTGTTCACCATGCACGGCACGGTGATGCTGCTGCTGTACGCGACGCCGAGCGTGTTCGGGTTCGCGAACTTCGTGCTCCCGTTGCAGATCGGCTCGCCGGACGTCGCGTTCCCGCGGCTGAACGCGTTCTCGTTCTGGCTCTTCCTGTTCGGCGGTCTGATCATGCTGAGCGGGTTCCTGACCCCCGGAGGCGCCGCCGACTTCGGCTGGTTCGCCTACACCCCGCTGTCGGACGCCATCCACTCGCCGGGCGTCGGGGCCAACCTCTGGATCGTCGGGGTCGCGGTCGGTGGGCTCGGCACGATCCTCGGCGCCGTCAACATGGTCACCACCGTGGTGTGCCTGCGCGCGCCGGGCATGACGATGTGGCGGATGCCGATCTTCACCTGGAACATCCTGGTCACCAGCATCCTGGTGCTGATCGTGTTCCCGATCCTGACCGCGGCCGGGTTCGGGCTGCTCGCCGACCGGCTGATCGGGGCGCACGTGTTCGACCCGGCCAACGGCGGCGCGGTGCTGTGGCAGCACCTGTTCTGGTTCTTCGGCCACCCCGAGGTCTACATCCTCGCTCTGCCGTTCTTCGGGGTGGTCTCCGAGATCCTGCCGGTGTTCTCTCGGAAACCGCTGTTCGGCTACCGCGGCCTGGTCTGGGCGACGCTGTCCATCGCCGCCCTGTCGGTCGCGGTGTGGGCGCACCACATGTACGCCACCGGCGCTGTGCTGCTGCCGTTCTTCTCCTTCATGACGTTCCTGGTCGCCGTGCCCACCGGGGTCAAGTTCTTCAACTGGATCGGCACGATGTGGAAGGGACAGCTCACGTTCGAGTCGCCGATGTTGTTCTCCGTCGGCTTCCTGGTCACCTTCCTCTTCGGCGGCCTGTCCGGCGTGCTCCTCGCGGCCCCGGCACTGGACTTCCACGTGTCGGACAGCTATTTCGTGGTCGCGCACTTCCACTACGTGCTCTACGGCACGATCGTGTTCGCCACCTTCGCCGGCATCTACTTCTGGTTCCCCAAGATCACCGGCCGGATGATGGACGAGAAGCTGGCCCGCTGGCACTTCTGGACGACGTTCCTCGGCTTCCACGGCACGTTCCTCGTCCAGCACTGGCTGGGCAACGAAGGCATGCCGCGCCGCTACGCCGACTACCTGAGCACCGACGGGTTCACCACGCTCAACACCATCTCGACGGTCGGCGCCTACCTGCTCGGCGTTTCGGTGCTGCCCTTCATCTGGAACGTCTTCAAGAGCTACCGGTACGGCGAGATCGTCACGGTGGACGACCCGTGGGGCTACGGCAACTCGCTCGAGTGGGCGACGTCCTGCCCGCCGCCGCGGCACAACTTCACCGAGCTGCCCCGGATCCGCTCCGAGCGGCCCGCGTTCGAGCTGCACTACCCGCACATGGTCGAACGCCTCCGCCGCGAGGGCGAAATCACCTTCACCGGCAGGCCGAAGGCGCACGCCGCCGACGCGGACCCGCCGCGGCTGCCCGCGGATCGATGA
- a CDS encoding sigma 54 modulation/S30EA ribosomal C-terminal domain-containing protein yields MTKPVVPLPITTDERHSVSSTLTLAVDISGDVVPGACEYVRRRIGAFLRRVPAQVESAKLKLTVYRKPAVPRPALVQVNLVADGQPVRAQLTGAFFQEAATLLRKRLNEQLVRLQNPAVPRPWPPPRDEPPSVPRPAGQREVVRRKQYPLRTCRPDDAALTMDLMDYRVHLFVDADTGEDAVVYRGGPTGYRLARLAGLSPPAGTVTTPWVVNVHPVPRLDARAACERLDALELPFLFFRDAETDRGVVLYQRYDGHYGLVTAT; encoded by the coding sequence ATGACGAAACCTGTCGTGCCATTGCCGATCACCACAGACGAAAGGCACTCGGTGTCGAGCACGCTCACCCTGGCCGTGGACATCTCGGGCGACGTCGTCCCGGGCGCTTGTGAGTACGTCCGCCGCCGGATCGGCGCATTCCTCCGGCGGGTACCGGCCCAGGTCGAATCCGCGAAGCTCAAACTCACGGTGTACCGGAAACCGGCCGTGCCGCGGCCGGCGCTCGTCCAGGTGAACCTCGTCGCCGACGGGCAACCGGTGCGTGCCCAGCTGACCGGCGCGTTCTTCCAGGAGGCGGCCACGCTGCTCCGGAAACGGCTGAATGAACAGCTGGTGCGGCTGCAGAACCCGGCCGTGCCGCGGCCGTGGCCGCCACCGCGCGATGAGCCGCCGTCGGTTCCGCGTCCGGCCGGGCAGCGGGAGGTCGTGCGCCGCAAACAGTACCCGCTGCGGACGTGCCGCCCGGACGACGCGGCCCTGACCATGGACCTGATGGACTATCGCGTCCACCTCTTCGTCGACGCGGACACCGGCGAAGACGCGGTGGTGTACCGCGGGGGTCCGACCGGGTACCGGCTCGCCCGGCTGGCCGGCCTGTCCCCGCCGGCCGGGACCGTGACGACCCCGTGGGTCGTCAACGTCCACCCGGTGCCCCGGCTGGACGCCCGCGCCGCCTGCGAGCGGCTCGATGCCCTCGAACTGCCCTTCCTCTTCTTCCGGGACGCCGAGACCGACCGCGGGGTCGTGCTTTACCAGCGCTACGACGGGCACTACGGGCTGGTCACCGCCACCTGA
- a CDS encoding wax ester/triacylglycerol synthase domain-containing protein, with protein MSRIQVDRASPTDRAFLAMGTGDGPVQFGVLLLLGPARGLDLARVRQLIGERLPAVPRLRRRLVPAPWGGGGPIWVDDPGFDVRRHVRPAVCAPPGDRQAVFDTALSLVSARLPREAPPWSATFLTGLTGGEAALVVVLDHVLADGVGGLAVLARLVDGAPAVAAPFPRPSPDAPALRREALAGRLRSVCRIGPAVRALFASTGAAGGLHPPRATACSLLGPAGPRRRLAVVRAELAPLRAAAHRHGASVNDAVLVAVAGALHRLLLTRHEDVRAFAVAVPVSGRAAADASHLGNAVSPLLLTVPATGDVAGRLALVAARVRASKAAATGPPPIAVVGALFRLSATLGLYRWYLDHQHRMHTLVSHVRGPAGPVTFGGVPVVEAVPLSVGASGNLSVVFEVLSYAGSLVVSVLADAARCPDLDALADGLAAQLALVCRESR; from the coding sequence ATGAGCCGGATCCAGGTCGACCGCGCGAGTCCCACCGACCGCGCCTTCCTCGCGATGGGCACCGGCGACGGGCCGGTCCAGTTCGGTGTCCTCCTGCTGCTCGGCCCGGCCCGGGGACTCGACTTGGCTCGGGTGCGGCAGTTGATCGGCGAACGGCTCCCCGCGGTCCCGCGCCTTCGTCGCCGGCTGGTGCCGGCACCGTGGGGCGGTGGTGGCCCGATCTGGGTCGACGATCCGGGGTTCGATGTCCGCCGCCATGTCCGGCCCGCGGTGTGCGCGCCGCCGGGGGACCGGCAAGCGGTGTTCGACACCGCGCTCTCGCTGGTTTCGGCGCGGCTGCCCCGGGAGGCCCCGCCGTGGTCGGCGACGTTCCTCACCGGGTTGACCGGCGGGGAAGCGGCGCTGGTCGTCGTGCTCGACCACGTGCTCGCGGACGGGGTGGGCGGCCTCGCCGTCCTGGCGCGGCTGGTCGACGGCGCTCCCGCGGTTGCGGCCCCCTTTCCGCGTCCGTCGCCGGACGCGCCGGCGCTGCGCCGGGAGGCTCTGGCCGGCCGGCTGCGGTCGGTGTGCCGGATCGGGCCGGCCGTGCGTGCGCTCTTCGCGTCGACCGGAGCTGCCGGCGGGCTGCACCCGCCCCGCGCCACCGCGTGTTCGCTGCTCGGGCCGGCGGGGCCCCGCCGCCGGCTCGCGGTCGTCCGGGCCGAGCTCGCGCCGCTGCGGGCCGCCGCCCACCGGCACGGGGCCTCGGTGAACGACGCCGTCCTGGTCGCCGTGGCCGGGGCGCTCCACCGGCTGCTGCTGACGCGCCACGAAGACGTCCGGGCGTTCGCGGTCGCCGTGCCGGTGTCCGGCCGGGCGGCGGCGGATGCCTCGCACCTCGGCAATGCGGTCAGCCCGCTGCTGCTCACCGTCCCGGCGACCGGCGACGTGGCCGGGCGGCTCGCCCTCGTCGCGGCCCGGGTCCGTGCCTCGAAAGCGGCCGCGACGGGACCGCCGCCGATCGCCGTGGTGGGCGCGCTGTTCCGGTTGTCGGCCACGCTCGGCCTCTACCGGTGGTACCTGGACCACCAGCACCGGATGCACACGCTCGTCAGCCACGTGCGCGGACCGGCCGGGCCGGTGACGTTCGGTGGCGTCCCCGTCGTCGAAGCCGTTCCGCTCAGCGTCGGGGCGAGTGGCAATCTGTCGGTGGTGTTCGAGGTGCTGTCCTACGCCGGGAGCCTGGTGGTGTCGGTGCTCGCCGACGCCGCCCGGTGTCCCGACCTCGACGCGCTCGCCGACGGCCTGGCGGCGCAGCTGGCGCTGGTGTGCCGGGAATCCCGGTGA
- a CDS encoding NAD(P)H nitroreductase — protein MDRRIPDTATVEAAVALALRAPSARNAQPWCWRIGYSTLHLFSDRDCPAPERDVLLGCGAALHHVRVAFAALGWHTDIQRLPDPDDPAHLAVVTPRPAGRPTEETIALAAAIPRRRTDRRPPAVWPVPREHLDALARAAAREGARLQVVPKPIRPGTAGRAPGALLTRPAVLGTGGEVLALTAADDDRPALLRAGEATSAVLLSATALGLASCSLTDSWDAPEASRVLLRVGWAPPGSEPLPPTPRRRLGHVLEPLQAPSKYHHRPMRKED, from the coding sequence ATGGACCGACGAATCCCGGACACGGCCACCGTGGAGGCCGCGGTGGCGCTGGCACTGCGTGCCCCGTCCGCCCGCAACGCCCAGCCGTGGTGCTGGCGGATCGGGTACAGCACCCTGCACCTGTTCTCCGACCGGGACTGTCCGGCGCCGGAACGGGACGTGCTCCTCGGCTGCGGTGCGGCCCTGCACCACGTCCGAGTGGCCTTCGCCGCCCTCGGCTGGCACACCGACATACAGCGGCTGCCGGACCCGGACGATCCCGCACACCTGGCCGTGGTGACTCCCCGCCCCGCCGGACGCCCGACGGAGGAAACCATCGCACTGGCGGCCGCCATCCCCCGCCGTCGCACCGACCGCCGCCCGCCCGCGGTGTGGCCGGTGCCCCGCGAACACCTCGACGCGCTGGCTCGCGCGGCGGCCCGCGAGGGCGCCCGGCTGCAGGTGGTGCCGAAGCCGATCCGGCCAGGGACCGCCGGCCGCGCGCCGGGCGCCCTCCTCACCCGGCCGGCTGTTCTCGGGACCGGCGGCGAAGTACTCGCCTTGACCGCGGCCGACGACGACCGGCCGGCCCTGCTGCGCGCGGGCGAGGCGACCAGCGCGGTGCTGCTGTCGGCAACGGCTCTCGGCCTGGCCTCCTGTTCCCTCACCGACTCGTGGGACGCCCCCGAGGCATCCCGGGTGTTGCTTCGGGTCGGGTGGGCACCACCCGGGTCCGAGCCGCTGCCGCCGACGCCGCGGCGCCGCCTGGGGCACGTCCTCGAACCTCTCCAGGCGCCGTCCAAGTACCACCACCGTCCGATGCGCAAGGAGGACTGA
- a CDS encoding nitroreductase family deazaflavin-dependent oxidoreductase: protein MFNKHVLNPAMLLLAGRRHWYASALEHVGRRSGRTYRTPVVAGRVPGGFVVPLPYGTEVDWLRNVLAAGTATLRSGGITYVVGEPRIIDAGAAFTQVSPAYAQAWCRFGIARYLRLTAGEKKGE, encoded by the coding sequence TTGTTCAACAAGCATGTCCTCAACCCGGCCATGCTCCTGCTGGCCGGCCGCAGACACTGGTACGCCTCGGCGCTCGAGCACGTCGGGCGCCGGTCGGGCCGCACCTACCGGACACCCGTGGTGGCCGGCCGCGTGCCGGGCGGCTTCGTCGTGCCCCTGCCGTACGGCACCGAAGTCGACTGGCTGCGCAACGTCCTCGCGGCCGGGACGGCGACCCTCCGTTCGGGTGGGATCACGTACGTGGTCGGCGAACCCCGGATCATCGACGCAGGTGCGGCCTTCACACAGGTTTCCCCCGCCTACGCCCAGGCCTGGTGCCGCTTCGGCATCGCCCGCTACCTGCGGCTGACGGCCGGCGAGAAAAAGGGTGAGTGA
- a CDS encoding DUF6541 family protein: MSWLDAAPAAVLCGALLILPGLPLTHLLGLRRLAMVALAPVVVVALVTVTAIVAAELGIRWSLPLVLLVFAGSAVVAGCVVLPLRRRLPQPAPGDGLPVVAAAAGGLVVALALGALTVRAAIGSPEELVKTDDSSFHYNAVTNILNSGVASTFRIDTLGVPGRVRGFYPAAWHDLGSLLAMLTGGSVPATANILSVTIALVVWPLGCVLLMRQLAGPDRQALALAGLLSVAFGAFPWELLGWGILWPNLLGLSLVPAGVAVVMSMAGLAREDVIGRGRAFLLAPVALTAIAIAHPNAVVSLAAITLPAIVVALARAAARRYRAGRRPQAALFAAPIVLAAPAYWLVVVRLGVFAGPMTADSPPFESPSQALGEVLTGATNHHGAGWVLAGLVIVGAVSCFRQRSRRWLVAGHALSGGLYVLAAGVPGASRRIFTGFWYTDSHRLAAMLPVTGVPLVVIGVLAVVSAARAGLAPDGVLRRLRLWPPAAAVVVVIALLLATGGLHHADHRDRVLAAYPKAAPLVTPDEYALFTRIGRRTEPGTIVAQMPYNGSPTVMALTRRQVLFPQLNLGRLTTDQVYLAQHLNQAASDPRVCEIVNRLQVRYLLTNDFARGNRWDGTAYPAPSAGFRQIDQGGSFRLYRVSPCDKAADSR; the protein is encoded by the coding sequence ATGTCATGGCTCGACGCTGCGCCGGCGGCGGTGCTCTGCGGAGCGCTGCTCATCCTGCCCGGGCTGCCCCTCACTCACCTGCTCGGGCTGCGACGGCTGGCGATGGTGGCGCTCGCCCCGGTCGTCGTGGTGGCACTGGTGACGGTGACGGCGATCGTCGCGGCGGAACTCGGCATCCGGTGGTCGCTGCCGCTGGTGCTGCTCGTGTTCGCCGGGTCGGCGGTCGTCGCCGGGTGCGTCGTCCTGCCGCTTCGGAGACGGCTGCCGCAACCCGCGCCGGGCGACGGCCTGCCGGTCGTCGCGGCGGCCGCGGGCGGCCTCGTCGTCGCGCTGGCGCTCGGGGCGCTCACCGTCCGAGCGGCGATCGGCAGTCCCGAGGAGCTGGTCAAGACCGACGATTCGTCCTTCCACTACAACGCCGTCACCAACATCCTGAACAGCGGGGTGGCGTCCACGTTCCGGATCGACACCCTCGGCGTGCCCGGACGCGTCCGCGGCTTCTACCCCGCGGCCTGGCACGATCTGGGCTCCCTGCTCGCCATGCTCACCGGCGGCTCGGTGCCGGCCACGGCGAACATCCTGTCCGTCACCATCGCGCTGGTCGTGTGGCCGCTGGGCTGCGTCCTGCTGATGCGGCAGCTGGCCGGGCCGGACCGGCAGGCACTGGCCCTCGCCGGCCTGCTGAGCGTCGCGTTCGGCGCGTTCCCCTGGGAACTGCTCGGCTGGGGCATCCTCTGGCCCAACCTGCTGGGGCTCTCGCTGGTCCCGGCCGGGGTCGCGGTCGTGATGTCGATGGCCGGCCTGGCCCGGGAGGACGTGATCGGCCGTGGGCGGGCGTTCCTGCTGGCGCCGGTGGCGCTGACCGCGATCGCCATCGCACACCCGAACGCGGTCGTCAGCCTGGCCGCGATCACCCTCCCCGCGATCGTCGTCGCCCTCGCACGGGCCGCTGCCCGGCGGTACCGGGCCGGCCGGCGGCCGCAGGCCGCCCTGTTCGCCGCGCCCATCGTGCTCGCCGCGCCGGCGTACTGGCTGGTCGTCGTCAGGCTGGGCGTGTTCGCGGGACCGATGACCGCGGACTCACCGCCCTTCGAGTCGCCGTCGCAGGCACTCGGTGAGGTACTGACCGGGGCGACGAACCACCACGGCGCGGGCTGGGTCCTGGCCGGGCTGGTGATCGTGGGGGCGGTGTCGTGCTTCCGGCAGCGCTCCCGCCGGTGGCTCGTGGCCGGGCACGCCCTCTCCGGCGGCCTGTACGTGCTGGCCGCGGGCGTGCCCGGAGCGTCTCGCCGGATCTTCACCGGCTTCTGGTACACCGACTCCCACCGGCTGGCCGCCATGCTCCCGGTCACCGGCGTCCCGCTCGTGGTGATCGGCGTGCTGGCGGTCGTCTCGGCGGCGCGTGCCGGGCTCGCGCCGGACGGCGTGCTGCGCCGGCTTCGCCTGTGGCCCCCGGCCGCCGCCGTGGTGGTGGTGATCGCCTTGCTGCTGGCGACCGGCGGCCTGCACCACGCCGACCACCGCGACCGGGTCCTGGCTGCGTACCCGAAAGCCGCTCCGCTCGTGACCCCGGACGAATACGCCTTGTTCACGCGGATCGGCCGGCGGACCGAGCCGGGCACGATCGTGGCCCAGATGCCGTACAACGGCAGCCCGACGGTGATGGCCCTGACCCGCCGCCAGGTCCTGTTCCCCCAGCTCAACCTGGGCCGGCTGACGACGGACCAGGTGTACCTGGCCCAGCACCTCAACCAGGCGGCGAGCGATCCCCGCGTGTGCGAGATCGTCAACCGGCTCCAGGTCAGGTACCTGCTGACCAATGACTTCGCCCGGGGCAACCGGTGGGACGGCACCGCTTACCCGGCACCGTCGGCAGGGTTCCGCCAGATCGACCAGGGTGGCTCGTTCCGGCTGTACCGGGTCAGCCCGTGCGACAAGGCCGCCGACTCACGCTGA
- the hypE gene encoding hydrogenase expression/formation protein HypE: MTTIDPEQLTCPLPGAETERVLLGHGSGGRLMADLLTTVITGELGERGPLEDAALVGADLVVSTDGFVVTPRFFPGGDIGSLAVYGTVNDLAMRGARPVALTLAYVLEEGLPLAELREITASVAAAARECGVRVVTGDTKVVGRGAADGCYLTTTGIGRRLPSATPTAAGGVPGDVVLLSGPIGAHGTAILSVREGLGFEADIRSDSRPLHRLVAAMVEAGGHEVHALRDPTRGGLASALNELAEASDVTVEIDEPGLPVPAAVASACELLGLDPLHVANEGCLVAFVAPAAADAVLAAMHADPAGREARAIGTVGPPGGPARVVARTLVGSTRVVDMLIGEQLPRIC; encoded by the coding sequence ATGACGACCATCGATCCCGAGCAGCTCACCTGCCCGCTCCCCGGGGCCGAGACCGAACGCGTCCTGCTCGGCCACGGCTCCGGTGGCCGGCTGATGGCCGACCTGCTCACCACCGTGATCACCGGCGAGCTGGGCGAGCGCGGCCCGCTCGAGGACGCCGCGCTGGTCGGCGCCGACCTGGTGGTCAGCACGGACGGCTTCGTGGTCACGCCCCGCTTCTTCCCGGGCGGCGACATCGGCTCGCTGGCGGTGTACGGCACGGTCAACGACCTCGCCATGCGCGGCGCCCGGCCGGTCGCGCTGACGCTGGCGTACGTGCTCGAAGAAGGCCTGCCGCTCGCCGAACTGCGCGAGATCACGGCCTCGGTGGCCGCCGCGGCGCGGGAGTGCGGCGTGCGCGTCGTCACCGGCGACACGAAGGTGGTCGGCCGCGGCGCCGCCGACGGCTGTTACCTCACCACCACCGGCATCGGCAGGCGGCTGCCGTCCGCGACCCCGACGGCGGCGGGCGGTGTGCCCGGCGACGTCGTCCTGCTGTCCGGCCCGATCGGCGCCCACGGGACGGCGATCCTCAGCGTCCGCGAAGGCCTCGGTTTCGAAGCGGACATCCGTTCGGACAGCCGCCCGCTGCACCGGCTCGTCGCGGCGATGGTCGAAGCGGGCGGCCACGAGGTCCACGCGCTGCGCGACCCGACGCGCGGCGGTCTCGCCTCGGCGCTGAACGAACTCGCCGAAGCCTCGGACGTGACAGTGGAGATCGACGAGCCCGGGCTGCCGGTGCCGGCCGCGGTGGCCTCGGCGTGCGAGCTGCTCGGCCTTGACCCCCTGCACGTGGCCAACGAGGGCTGCCTGGTCGCCTTCGTCGCCCCGGCGGCCGCCGACGCCGTGCTGGCGGCGATGCACGCGGACCCGGCCGGCCGCGAAGCGCGGGCGATCGGCACGGTCGGGCCGCCCGGCGGCCCGGCCCGGGTCGTCGCCCGCACCCTCGTGGGCTCGACGCGGGTGGTCGACATGCTCATCGGCGAGCAGCTGCCCCGGATCTGCTGA
- a CDS encoding oxygenase MpaB family protein, whose product MQPNFPHGVSLVRERLRDALFARVAGPDGPRNRARIHGAPGERWFGPDSAIRRVHGDTAMFVGGLRALLLQSLHPLAMAAVAAHSGYRGDPWGRLQRTSTFLAVTTFGTAEDAARAVETVRAVHRRVRGVAPDGRPYRADDPRLLAWVHIAEVDSFLRAHQRYGARPLDEAGCDSYVAETAVIARALGVPDPPVTRAGLDRALTAYRPELRGTPEARQAARFLLLTPPVPWPARLPYAALAASAVAMLPAWTRPHLRLPRLPVAEATVVPLAGHSLVKVVRWAMTAA is encoded by the coding sequence ATGCAGCCGAACTTCCCGCACGGGGTGTCGCTGGTCCGTGAGCGGCTGCGCGACGCCCTCTTCGCCCGGGTGGCGGGGCCCGACGGGCCACGCAACCGCGCACGCATCCACGGCGCGCCGGGAGAGCGCTGGTTCGGGCCGGACAGCGCGATCCGGCGGGTGCACGGGGACACGGCCATGTTCGTGGGCGGCCTGCGTGCGCTGCTGTTGCAGTCGCTGCACCCGTTGGCGATGGCGGCGGTGGCCGCGCACTCGGGCTACCGCGGCGATCCGTGGGGCCGTCTGCAGCGCACGAGCACCTTCCTCGCCGTGACCACCTTCGGCACGGCCGAGGACGCCGCGCGCGCGGTCGAGACCGTGCGCGCGGTCCACCGGCGGGTGCGGGGAGTGGCCCCGGACGGTCGGCCCTACCGGGCCGACGACCCGCGGCTGCTGGCGTGGGTGCACATCGCCGAAGTCGACAGCTTCCTGCGTGCCCACCAGCGCTACGGCGCGCGGCCCCTCGACGAGGCGGGGTGCGACTCCTACGTCGCCGAGACGGCCGTGATCGCCCGGGCGCTCGGGGTACCCGACCCGCCGGTGACCCGGGCCGGGCTCGACCGGGCGCTAACCGCGTACCGGCCCGAGCTGCGTGGTACCCCGGAGGCCCGGCAAGCCGCCCGCTTCCTCCTGCTCACCCCGCCGGTCCCGTGGCCGGCCCGGCTGCCCTATGCGGCACTGGCGGCCTCGGCGGTGGCGATGCTGCCGGCGTGGACGCGCCCGCACCTGCGCCTGCCACGGCTGCCGGTCGCCGAAGCGACCGTCGTCCCGCTCGCCGGGCACAGCTTGGTGAAGGTCGTGCGCTGGGCGATGACCGCGGCCTGA
- a CDS encoding SRPBCC family protein — translation MADVVRAETDVAASADTTFKWFTDFSHYPRFMRSVEQVFPVDGHPDRFQFVYTLAGIPRRYSIDVTTDPQRRTLDWVSASGPRHRGHAIVNTDGPDSATLTLELELELEELTERIAQALGLITTRARADLRRFAKFVEDVHHAADPTEAKEIADGETSHRTPLQWLFDTVFPTDESSH, via the coding sequence ATGGCGGACGTCGTACGAGCCGAAACCGACGTGGCGGCTTCGGCCGACACCACCTTCAAGTGGTTCACCGACTTCAGCCACTACCCGAGGTTCATGCGCTCGGTCGAGCAGGTGTTCCCGGTCGACGGCCACCCCGACCGGTTCCAGTTCGTCTACACCCTCGCCGGGATCCCGCGCCGCTACAGCATCGACGTCACCACCGACCCCCAGCGCCGGACACTGGACTGGGTCAGCGCAAGCGGTCCCCGGCACCGGGGGCACGCCATCGTGAACACCGACGGCCCCGACTCCGCAACCCTGACCCTCGAGCTGGAACTGGAGCTCGAAGAGCTCACCGAACGGATCGCCCAGGCACTCGGGCTCATCACCACCCGCGCCCGCGCCGACCTGCGGCGGTTCGCCAAGTTCGTCGAGGACGTCCACCACGCAGCCGATCCCACCGAAGCCAAGGAAATCGCCGACGGGGAAACGTCGCACCGCACGCCGCTGCAGTGGCTCTTCGACACCGTCTTCCCCACCGACGAGTCCTCGCACTGA